One window of Tenacibaculum maritimum NCIMB 2154 genomic DNA carries:
- a CDS encoding T9SS type A sorting domain-containing protein — MRKLYTTLLVMTFCMAKVNARDFKPLQEEQGKGGSFESEVSIPTNSDKSKYAASSVISARNFNPYEEEIEEDNYDYVNEINPQGLELTWANQVKGSGSNLGKSVTTDLEDNTYIVGEFEDFTDFNRTEIGGVLKTENEFSDIYVQKRDSNGKHVWAKQIRGTATRKVGRVITDCGNNVYVIGTFEGKADFDLGEGEKWLTAKGASDIFILKLDSEGNTVWVEQISTGGSISEETAGTGSMQIGTDNNLYVTGFFKDSLSATIGGQSINFNSESESIFALKMDLDGGFEWVKNFEGNGKSYTSALSLDQDNNVYISGDFTGAIEFDPNGEGCLLEGVNARDKSMFVTKLDTNGVLEWVKKIDNATIGGGISITNDARNNVYISGIFCQVIDANPNKGLYKLTPLSEEGANTFMVKLTSEGAFLWATPTQSNDYSELHGIVVDKEGYSYGIGSFSGAIKFGEEGCEEISSCNKESQIFIQKISPIGILEWVKGIGAEGADEGLGLHIDDDYNLYATGSFEGEVNFNVNTIEKNLTSGGAEDTFVLKMSIVGDGWFCEEDQEEEVYNLEYVWGKQLKGDSNNEGESITTDCDGNVYVTGSFKGITDFDTYLDGKRLTNGYKEASDIYIQKLTPEGYHVWAKQIMGSSTQQVSRIVADADNNLYVLGTFEGTADFDLGEERLWMTAKYGTDVFVLKLDSDGNTIWAKQIGTGGVPDKGFMQLGKDNHLYVTSSFTGQLTTEVRGSAVQIASEGESLFALKMSLDGEFKWVKHFEGVASGYGTTEALSLDQDNNVYVAGHFGRAMDFDPSEASHILRTESRGATFITKLDKEGSFQWAKMLKNEFMSSAYSIANDLENNVYVSGTFQDELDVNPNEGVHTISSIGNTNNYLIKLDSAGGFLWAMPTQSYLDCRLNEIVLDEYGNSYGIGFFTDDIKIDWECEGDEDEVVASEGESQIFMQKVNAYGGLEWIRAVGSTGGDYGEGFHIDNDYNLYATGSFEGTVDFNVNEIEENLISGKERDTFILKLSLVADEDDCLEEEEEEDDYCEGEGEGEGEGEGEGEGEGEGEGEGVAPDTNDNTIPLGVVVNAYPNPTTSTSVTVNFSLPLPEVTIKVSDAQGRLLHNSLYRNANDIVLPLDDLKGLYFIEMITADAKQTISVVKK, encoded by the coding sequence ATGAGAAAACTTTACACAACATTATTAGTAATGACCTTTTGCATGGCAAAGGTAAATGCTCGGGATTTTAAGCCCTTGCAGGAAGAACAAGGCAAAGGAGGTAGCTTCGAATCGGAAGTTTCCATCCCTACTAATTCTGACAAGAGTAAGTATGCTGCAAGTAGTGTGATTTCTGCTAGGAATTTCAATCCATATGAAGAAGAAATTGAAGAAGATAATTATGACTATGTAAATGAAATCAATCCGCAAGGTTTAGAGTTAACTTGGGCAAATCAGGTAAAAGGATCTGGTAGCAATTTAGGGAAATCTGTGACTACAGATCTTGAAGACAATACCTATATAGTTGGAGAATTTGAAGATTTTACAGATTTTAACCGCACTGAAATAGGAGGTGTTTTAAAAACAGAAAATGAATTTAGCGATATTTATGTTCAAAAGCGTGATTCTAATGGAAAACATGTTTGGGCAAAACAAATACGAGGAACTGCTACAAGAAAAGTAGGTCGCGTTATTACTGATTGTGGAAACAATGTTTATGTAATAGGGACTTTTGAAGGAAAAGCAGATTTTGATTTAGGAGAAGGAGAAAAATGGTTGACTGCTAAAGGAGCGTCTGATATATTTATTTTAAAATTAGATTCAGAAGGAAACACAGTTTGGGTAGAGCAAATAAGTACTGGAGGATCTATTTCAGAAGAAACAGCAGGCACCGGTTCTATGCAAATTGGAACTGATAATAACTTATATGTAACAGGTTTCTTTAAGGATAGTTTATCAGCAACTATCGGAGGTCAATCAATCAACTTTAATTCTGAAAGTGAAAGTATTTTTGCACTAAAAATGGATCTAGATGGAGGTTTTGAATGGGTAAAGAATTTTGAAGGAAACGGAAAGAGTTATACTAGCGCTTTGTCATTAGACCAAGATAATAATGTATATATATCTGGAGATTTTACAGGAGCTATAGAGTTTGATCCGAACGGAGAAGGTTGCTTGTTAGAAGGTGTTAATGCTAGAGATAAATCTATGTTTGTTACAAAATTAGATACCAATGGTGTCCTAGAATGGGTAAAAAAAATAGATAACGCTACTATAGGAGGTGGAATTTCTATAACAAATGATGCTCGTAATAATGTATATATCTCAGGAATTTTTTGCCAAGTTATTGATGCAAACCCAAATAAAGGTTTATATAAACTTACACCATTATCAGAGGAAGGAGCAAATACATTTATGGTAAAACTAACTTCAGAGGGAGCGTTTTTATGGGCAACTCCTACGCAAAGTAATGATTATAGTGAATTGCATGGAATTGTTGTGGATAAGGAAGGGTATTCTTATGGAATAGGATCTTTTAGTGGAGCTATAAAATTTGGAGAAGAAGGTTGTGAGGAAATAAGCTCATGTAATAAAGAATCTCAAATCTTTATTCAAAAAATTAGCCCAATCGGAATATTAGAATGGGTAAAAGGAATAGGAGCAGAAGGAGCTGATGAAGGATTAGGACTTCATATAGATGATGATTATAATTTATATGCAACAGGATCTTTTGAAGGAGAAGTAAATTTTAATGTCAATACTATTGAAAAGAATTTAACATCAGGAGGGGCAGAAGATACATTTGTATTGAAAATGTCTATTGTTGGTGATGGTTGGTTTTGTGAAGAGGATCAAGAAGAGGAGGTATATAACTTAGAGTATGTTTGGGGAAAACAATTGAAAGGAGATTCTAATAATGAAGGAGAATCAATAACTACAGATTGTGATGGAAATGTATATGTAACGGGATCTTTTAAAGGAATAACTGATTTTGATACTTATTTAGATGGTAAGCGATTGACTAATGGTTATAAAGAAGCGAGTGATATTTATATTCAAAAATTAACTCCAGAGGGGTACCATGTTTGGGCAAAGCAAATTATGGGGTCTTCTACACAACAAGTAAGTCGTATTGTAGCTGATGCGGATAACAATCTATATGTATTAGGAACGTTTGAAGGTACTGCAGATTTTGATTTGGGAGAAGAGCGATTATGGATGACTGCGAAATATGGTACAGATGTATTTGTATTAAAATTAGATTCAGATGGAAATACTATTTGGGCGAAACAAATAGGAACAGGAGGAGTACCAGATAAAGGTTTTATGCAATTGGGTAAAGACAACCATTTGTATGTAACAAGCTCTTTTACTGGTCAATTAACAACAGAGGTTCGTGGTTCGGCAGTTCAGATAGCTAGTGAAGGAGAGAGTCTTTTTGCGTTAAAGATGAGCTTAGATGGAGAATTTAAATGGGTAAAGCATTTTGAAGGAGTAGCGTCAGGTTATGGAACCACAGAGGCGTTGTCATTAGATCAGGATAACAATGTATATGTTGCAGGGCACTTTGGTCGTGCAATGGATTTTGATCCAAGTGAGGCATCGCATATTTTACGAACAGAGAGTAGGGGAGCTACATTTATAACCAAGTTAGATAAAGAGGGGAGCTTTCAGTGGGCAAAAATGCTTAAGAATGAATTTATGAGTTCGGCTTATAGTATTGCGAATGATTTAGAGAATAATGTGTATGTTTCAGGTACTTTTCAAGATGAATTAGATGTGAATCCAAATGAAGGAGTTCATACAATCAGTTCAATAGGAAATACGAATAACTATTTAATTAAATTAGATTCAGCAGGAGGTTTCTTATGGGCTATGCCAACGCAAAGTTATTTAGATTGTCGTTTGAATGAAATAGTATTAGATGAATATGGAAATAGTTATGGAATAGGATTTTTTACGGATGATATAAAAATAGACTGGGAGTGTGAAGGAGATGAAGATGAGGTTGTGGCATCTGAAGGAGAATCACAAATATTTATGCAAAAGGTAAATGCGTATGGAGGTTTAGAATGGATAAGAGCTGTAGGAAGTACTGGAGGAGATTATGGAGAAGGATTTCATATAGATAATGATTATAATTTATATGCAACCGGATCATTTGAGGGTACCGTTGATTTCAATGTAAATGAAATAGAAGAGAATTTAATTTCAGGAAAAGAGCGAGATACGTTCATATTGAAATTATCTTTAGTAGCAGACGAGGATGATTGTTTAGAAGAGGAAGAAGAAGAGGACGATTATTGTGAAGGAGAAGGAGAAGGAGAAGGAGAAGGAGAAGGAGAAGGAGAAGGAGAAGGAGAAGGAGAAGGAGAAGGAGTTGCTCCTGATACGAATGATAACACTATTCCTTTAGGAGTTGTAGTAAACGCTTATCCGAATCCAACAACATCTACATCGGTTACAGTTAATTTTAGTTTACCATTACCAGAGGTAACAATTAAGGTGTCTGATGCTCAAGGGCGTTTATTACATAATTCATTGTATAGAAATGCAAATGATATAGTATTGCCTTTAGATGATTTGAAAGGTCTTTATTTTATAGAGATGATTACTGCTGATGCAAAGCAAACAATATCAGTAGTTAAGAAGTAG
- a CDS encoding sulfite exporter TauE/SafE family protein, with protein MFLSAFIFGLLGSLHCIGMCGPIAFMLPISASNKATQVLQITSYHLGRLFTYSLIGLLFGLLGKGFYFFGFQQQLSIIVGFSMIFITLAPKTFQKYNFFKPVNRGMLKIKSSLGKELKKKGNDTFFTIGFLNGFLPCGLIYMAIFGALATTNALSGSLYMFLFGLGTIPLMSSVVYLGNFTTGFVRKKIQKIIPYAVVLIGILFILRGLGLGIPYISPLPNLNFITNAQLCH; from the coding sequence ATGTTTTTATCAGCATTTATATTTGGCTTACTAGGAAGTTTACATTGTATAGGAATGTGTGGCCCTATCGCATTTATGCTTCCGATAAGTGCCTCCAATAAGGCAACCCAAGTCTTGCAAATAACAAGCTATCATCTTGGCAGACTTTTCACCTACAGCCTTATTGGCTTATTATTTGGCTTGTTGGGTAAAGGGTTTTATTTCTTTGGTTTTCAGCAGCAACTTTCAATCATTGTTGGTTTTTCAATGATTTTTATCACTCTTGCTCCCAAAACCTTCCAAAAATATAACTTTTTCAAACCTGTTAATAGAGGTATGCTTAAAATAAAATCGTCTTTAGGAAAGGAATTAAAAAAGAAAGGAAACGATACTTTTTTTACAATAGGCTTTTTAAATGGGTTTTTACCTTGTGGATTAATATACATGGCCATATTTGGTGCTTTAGCTACCACAAATGCTTTATCAGGTAGCCTATATATGTTTCTATTCGGCTTAGGAACGATTCCTTTAATGAGTTCTGTGGTGTATCTAGGTAATTTCACAACTGGATTTGTAAGAAAAAAAATTCAAAAAATAATCCCCTACGCTGTCGTACTAATAGGAATATTATTTATTCTTAGGGGGTTAGGACTAGGAATTCCTTATATATCTCCCTTGCCTAATTTAAACTTCATAACTAATGCACAGCTATGCCATTAA
- a CDS encoding FixH family protein — protein MKLNWGTGIVIAIIGFIGFIMYFVITMSTGKDYNHDLVSDKYYQKELEYQNNINAAKNAQALKERIKIKKTLEGIRIFFPASFKLEDIQGKVFLYRPSNKQLDFEIPISFSKPYLLVPENRLLDGRWNITVSWNYKNKDYLYQKEFIY, from the coding sequence ATGAAATTAAACTGGGGAACAGGTATCGTAATCGCAATCATTGGCTTTATAGGCTTTATCATGTATTTTGTAATTACTATGAGTACTGGTAAAGATTACAACCATGATTTAGTATCGGATAAATATTATCAAAAAGAATTAGAATATCAAAATAATATCAACGCTGCAAAAAATGCACAAGCTCTAAAAGAACGTATTAAAATAAAAAAGACGCTGGAGGGGATAAGAATCTTTTTTCCTGCCAGTTTTAAGCTAGAAGATATTCAAGGAAAAGTGTTCCTATACAGACCATCTAATAAGCAACTGGATTTTGAAATTCCTATTTCTTTTTCCAAACCATATTTGCTCGTGCCTGAGAACCGTTTATTAGATGGTCGTTGGAACATTACGGTATCATGGAACTATAAAAATAAAGATTACTTATATCAAAAAGAATTCATCTACTAA
- the ccoG gene encoding cytochrome c oxidase accessory protein CcoG, with amino-acid sequence METPKNEQFRDSIGTINKEGKRSWVYPKKPNGKLYKYRSYTSYFLLFFLIAAPFLKIKGNQFLLFNVLERKFNVFGFPFWPQDFHLLVISMIIGVVFVILFTVVFGRIFCGWICPQTIFLEMVFRKIEYWIDGDRGKQIRLDKQAWNSEKIRKRLLKWFIFFIISFLIANVFLAYLIGSDLLIKYITGNPFHHISTLISLLIFTGVFYFIFVWFREQVCIIACPYGRLQGVLLDNKTINVAYDYVRGEGKGGRAKFNKKENRASSGKGDCIDCLQCVHVCPTGIDIRNGTQLECVNCTACIDECDHIMEKVGFQKGLIRYASEENIAKKTPFKFSTRMKGYSAVLCILIGVLTGMLFLRNDVEATILRLPGQLYQHKENGIISNIYTYKVINKTTKEMNNVSYKLLSHQGKIEIVTHQNFSIPKQGLAEGTLFIELHQSALKREKVTLEIGVYAGTNLIETTTTNFLGPRSYR; translated from the coding sequence ATGGAAACACCCAAAAACGAACAATTTAGAGACAGTATAGGAACTATCAATAAAGAGGGAAAACGTTCTTGGGTGTATCCTAAGAAACCTAATGGAAAACTTTATAAGTATAGGTCTTATACAAGTTATTTCTTACTCTTCTTTCTAATTGCAGCTCCTTTTCTTAAAATCAAAGGAAATCAATTCTTGTTATTCAATGTACTAGAACGTAAGTTTAATGTTTTTGGGTTTCCTTTTTGGCCCCAAGATTTTCATCTACTAGTTATATCAATGATTATAGGTGTTGTTTTTGTTATTCTTTTTACAGTTGTTTTTGGTCGTATCTTTTGCGGATGGATTTGCCCTCAAACCATTTTCTTAGAAATGGTTTTTAGAAAAATTGAATATTGGATTGATGGGGATAGAGGGAAACAAATTCGATTAGACAAACAGGCTTGGAATAGCGAGAAAATAAGAAAGCGACTTTTAAAATGGTTCATTTTCTTTATCATTTCGTTTTTGATTGCAAATGTTTTTCTTGCTTATTTAATAGGAAGCGACCTCCTCATTAAATACATCACTGGAAATCCATTTCACCATATAAGTACCTTAATATCCTTATTAATTTTTACAGGTGTCTTCTACTTTATTTTTGTGTGGTTCAGAGAGCAAGTCTGTATTATTGCCTGTCCGTATGGAAGATTGCAAGGAGTATTGTTAGACAATAAAACTATTAATGTTGCTTATGATTATGTAAGAGGCGAAGGCAAAGGGGGAAGAGCTAAATTCAATAAAAAAGAAAACAGAGCCAGCTCTGGAAAAGGAGATTGTATTGACTGCCTTCAATGCGTTCATGTTTGCCCTACAGGAATCGATATTAGAAATGGTACTCAGTTGGAATGTGTTAACTGCACTGCTTGTATAGATGAATGTGATCATATTATGGAAAAAGTAGGTTTTCAAAAAGGGTTAATTCGCTACGCTAGCGAAGAAAATATAGCAAAAAAAACACCTTTTAAATTTTCGACTAGAATGAAGGGATACTCAGCAGTACTTTGTATTTTAATTGGAGTACTCACAGGAATGCTTTTTCTTAGGAATGATGTTGAGGCTACGATTCTTCGGTTACCCGGGCAGCTATACCAACACAAAGAAAATGGGATTATCAGTAATATTTACACTTACAAAGTTATCAATAAAACTACGAAAGAGATGAACAACGTTAGTTATAAATTACTATCTCATCAAGGAAAAATTGAAATAGTTACACATCAAAATTTTAGTATTCCTAAGCAAGGATTGGCAGAAGGCACCTTATTCATTGAACTACACCAATCAGCATTAAAAAGAGAAAAAGTAACCTTAGAAATAGGAGTATATGCTGGTACTAACTTAATAGAAACCACTACTACTAACTTTCTAGGGCCAAGAAGCTATAGATAA
- a CDS encoding cbb3-type cytochrome c oxidase N-terminal domain-containing protein, translating into MKKYFQSIAYIAFITFSLIAIITAITSYKNPFSLYENPLVWIAIITLALVIFFKELLNIIAQKKAEELLMEKQGINPKDIDHWAWIKKLIKKWTEAKAVDEEEEIILDHNYDGIKELDNNLPPWWVYMFYATIIFGVIYLVRYELLGADNQTMEYKKSVATANKELAIYKSTSKETIIDAETVTVLSNETDLSRGKAVYTLNCVACHMADGGGGIGPNLVDKYWILGGGIKNIFNTISNGGRDGKGMIAWGKTLKPKDIQKVASYIISLQGTTPAKPKAPQGDIYNEE; encoded by the coding sequence ATGAAGAAATATTTTCAATCTATAGCTTATATCGCTTTTATTACCTTTAGCCTTATAGCAATTATAACAGCCATTACTTCGTATAAAAACCCTTTTAGTCTATATGAAAATCCATTAGTTTGGATAGCCATTATTACGCTTGCTCTAGTAATTTTCTTTAAAGAGCTATTAAATATCATTGCTCAAAAGAAAGCTGAGGAACTTTTAATGGAAAAGCAAGGAATTAACCCAAAAGATATAGATCATTGGGCTTGGATCAAAAAGCTAATAAAAAAATGGACGGAAGCAAAGGCAGTTGATGAAGAAGAAGAAATTATACTAGATCATAATTACGATGGTATCAAAGAACTTGATAATAATTTACCACCATGGTGGGTATATATGTTTTATGCTACGATTATTTTTGGTGTTATCTATTTAGTTAGGTATGAATTATTAGGTGCTGATAATCAAACAATGGAATATAAAAAATCAGTAGCAACAGCAAACAAAGAGCTGGCTATTTACAAATCAACTTCAAAAGAAACTATTATTGATGCTGAAACGGTTACAGTGCTAAGTAACGAAACTGATTTAAGTAGAGGAAAAGCGGTGTACACTCTTAACTGCGTAGCTTGTCACATGGCTGATGGAGGCGGCGGTATTGGCCCCAACTTAGTGGATAAGTATTGGATTCTAGGCGGTGGTATTAAGAATATTTTTAATACTATTTCAAATGGGGGTAGAGATGGTAAAGGTATGATTGCTTGGGGTAAAACACTAAAGCCTAAAGATATTCAAAAGGTAGCTAGCTATATCATATCCTTACAAGGAACTACACCTGCTAAACCCAAAGCTCCTCAAGGAGATATTTATAACGAAGAATAA
- a CDS encoding cytochrome c oxidase subunit IV — protein sequence MLKFVKNHMESITGIEIYPMISLTIFFTFFVILFWWVATAKKDYIKKVSNLPLDN from the coding sequence ATGTTAAAGTTTGTAAAAAACCATATGGAGAGCATTACTGGTATTGAAATATACCCAATGATATCATTAACTATTTTCTTTACATTTTTTGTAATATTATTTTGGTGGGTAGCTACCGCTAAAAAAGATTACATAAAAAAAGTAAGCAACTTACCTTTAGATAATTAG
- the ccoN gene encoding cytochrome-c oxidase, cbb3-type subunit I has translation MELQQFYYDNKIVKKFIYATLLWGIVGFSVGLLLAFMFLFPNITDGISWLSFGRLRPLHTNAVIFAFVGNAIFAGVYYSLQRLLKARMASDFLSNFNFWGWQLIIVAAAITLPLGYTSSKEYAELEWPIDIAIALVWVAFGVNMIWTILQRRQRHLYVAIWFYLGTFVTVAVLHIFNSLALPVSFLKSYSVYAGVQDALVQWWYGHNAVAFFLTTPFLGLMYYFVPKAANRPVYSYRLSIVHFWSLIFIYIWAGPHHLLYTSLPDWAQNLGVAFSVMLIAPSWGGMINGLLTLRGAWDKVRVDPVLKFMVVAITGYGMATFEGPMLSLKNVNAIAHFSDWIIAHVHVGALAWNGFLTFGMLYWLIPRMFKTKLYSVTLANFHFWIGTLGIIMYALPMYVAGFVQASMWKQFNPDGTLTYGNFLETVNEIIPMYWMRAIGGSLFIIGAFVMLYNIIRTVKSGSNVTDELAEAPALTKISKYKTKGETWHTWLERKPIKLTIYATIAILIGGIVQIIPTLLVKSNIPTITSVKPYSPLELEGRDLYIREGCVGCHSQMIRPFRSEVERYGEYAKAGEFVYDHPFLWGSKRTGPDLLRVGGKYSDNWHLNHMYDPQSTSSGSIMPAYQWLIRNRLDKSNTQEKMRAMVSLGVPYTEDDIANATANMEAQSLKIQENLYADPDFAKSYEADKQYAKESGLPFIEMKDREIVALIAYLQRLGTDIKVKDVKDQLTSQN, from the coding sequence ATGGAACTGCAACAATTTTATTATGATAATAAAATCGTAAAAAAATTCATTTATGCCACATTGCTCTGGGGGATTGTAGGCTTTTCAGTAGGGCTGCTACTAGCTTTTATGTTTTTATTCCCAAATATTACTGACGGAATTTCATGGCTAAGCTTTGGTCGTTTACGCCCATTGCATACCAATGCCGTAATTTTTGCATTTGTAGGAAACGCTATTTTCGCTGGAGTTTACTATTCATTGCAACGGCTACTAAAAGCCAGAATGGCAAGTGATTTTTTAAGTAATTTTAATTTTTGGGGGTGGCAATTGATAATAGTCGCCGCTGCAATCACACTTCCTTTAGGATACACCAGTTCAAAAGAATATGCTGAATTAGAATGGCCTATTGACATTGCTATTGCTCTTGTTTGGGTTGCCTTTGGTGTAAATATGATTTGGACCATTCTTCAAAGGAGGCAGAGACATTTATATGTAGCTATTTGGTTTTATTTAGGTACTTTTGTTACAGTAGCTGTGCTACATATTTTTAACAGTCTAGCGCTTCCTGTAAGTTTTTTAAAAAGTTACTCTGTGTATGCAGGAGTTCAAGATGCTCTTGTACAATGGTGGTATGGGCATAACGCTGTGGCTTTTTTCTTAACCACACCTTTTTTAGGTCTCATGTACTATTTTGTTCCTAAGGCCGCAAATCGTCCTGTGTATTCATATAGGTTATCCATTGTTCACTTTTGGTCTTTAATTTTTATTTATATATGGGCTGGCCCTCATCATTTATTATACACTTCATTACCTGATTGGGCTCAAAATTTAGGAGTTGCTTTCTCTGTAATGCTAATTGCTCCTTCTTGGGGAGGTATGATTAACGGATTGTTAACCTTACGTGGTGCTTGGGATAAAGTGCGTGTAGATCCTGTGCTAAAATTTATGGTAGTAGCTATAACAGGTTATGGTATGGCTACGTTTGAAGGGCCTATGCTATCTTTAAAAAATGTAAATGCAATCGCTCATTTTAGTGATTGGATTATTGCTCATGTACACGTTGGTGCCTTAGCTTGGAATGGCTTTTTAACTTTTGGTATGCTTTACTGGCTAATTCCAAGAATGTTCAAAACCAAGCTCTACTCAGTAACGTTAGCTAATTTTCATTTCTGGATTGGAACATTAGGAATTATCATGTATGCTTTACCTATGTACGTTGCAGGTTTTGTACAAGCATCTATGTGGAAACAATTTAATCCTGATGGTACTTTAACTTATGGAAACTTCTTAGAAACTGTAAACGAAATTATACCAATGTATTGGATGCGTGCTATTGGAGGTAGCTTATTTATTATAGGTGCTTTTGTAATGCTATACAACATTATAAGAACAGTAAAATCAGGTAGTAATGTTACCGATGAACTAGCCGAAGCTCCTGCATTAACTAAAATATCTAAATACAAAACAAAAGGAGAAACTTGGCATACTTGGTTAGAAAGAAAACCTATTAAGCTAACTATATATGCTACTATTGCAATCTTAATTGGAGGAATCGTGCAAATTATTCCTACTCTATTAGTCAAATCAAATATTCCGACCATTACCAGCGTAAAGCCTTATTCTCCTCTAGAACTAGAGGGTAGAGATTTGTATATACGAGAAGGCTGCGTTGGCTGCCACTCACAAATGATTCGCCCATTTAGAAGTGAAGTTGAACGTTATGGCGAATACGCAAAGGCAGGTGAGTTTGTATATGACCATCCATTTTTGTGGGGATCTAAACGTACTGGACCTGATTTATTAAGAGTTGGTGGTAAGTATTCTGATAATTGGCACTTAAACCATATGTATGACCCACAAAGCACTTCTTCTGGCTCTATTATGCCAGCTTATCAATGGTTAATCAGAAATAGATTAGATAAAAGCAATACTCAAGAAAAGATGAGAGCAATGGTGAGTTTAGGAGTTCCTTATACTGAAGATGATATTGCTAATGCAACTGCTAATATGGAAGCACAAAGCTTAAAAATTCAGGAAAACTTATATGCCGATCCTGATTTTGCTAAAAGTTATGAAGCTGATAAGCAATATGCAAAGGAAAGCGGCTTACCTTTTATTGAAATGAAAGATAGAGAAATCGTTGCTTTAATAGCTTACTTACAACGGTTAGGTACAGATATTAAAGTTAAAGATGTAAAAGATCAATTAACCTCTCAAAACTAA
- the ccoS gene encoding cbb3-type cytochrome oxidase assembly protein CcoS — protein sequence MSVIYLLLTLSILVAIIFFIAFIISVKEGQYDDPYTPSVRMLFDDELVKDKTTTKIAPSLKQLKGERK from the coding sequence ATGAGCGTAATTTACTTACTACTTACACTAAGTATTTTAGTGGCAATTATATTTTTTATTGCATTTATTATATCTGTAAAAGAAGGACAATATGATGATCCATACACTCCTTCGGTTCGTATGCTTTTTGATGATGAGTTAGTCAAAGATAAAACAACAACTAAAATTGCTCCCTCTTTAAAACAGTTAAAAGGAGAACGAAAATAA